A stretch of Bacteroidota bacterium DNA encodes these proteins:
- a CDS encoding YfhO family protein: MSQKISSEIPAGEISRMKHWMPHLIAVGIFLLITVAYFSPVIFSGKEIFQEDIMRARGVSKEIADFRAQNHQEPYWTNSLFCGMPAYQISTIYLSSKLEYVQKIFSLFLPHPVRYIFLCFLGFYFLLQVLKVDSWLSIAGALAFGLSSYFFICIDTGHNSKMAAISYMAPVLGGMILTYRGKLLTGTAVTAFFLSMEIFSNHPQILYYLGFVLVFYGLSELFNAWKEKKFSGFLKSSAAVGMAALIALGVNITSLWATADYSKYTIRGGTELTINPDGTKNERNVTSGLDKDYATAWSYGVGETMTLLIPNFKGGSSSPIGNNKSALEKVDPEKRESVSRMYQYFGDQPFTMGPVYAGAIVIFLFVLGLFLVKGPLKWALVLSTIISIWLSWGKNDPLGLSNFMLDHFPAYNKFRAVAMILVIAEFTIPLLGVLAIHEIFQRKNFLTENFSLPFKQTFSGQKILIASFVLTGGIALLCWLAPGMFTNFSQPDEFNELMAQIKQSNPDAQDSQIKNYLSEMLPSVEVARKAIVKSDALRSFIFILLAAAALWLFAKNKIVNKKILIASLIILVSLDMILIDRRYLNSESFVKKNEMQNPFASMGRPNNADLEILKDKDPYFRVWNTFARPDQDAATSYFHKSISGYHGAKLRRYQELIDFHINRRNMSVINMLNTKYVIVPGEKNEAVAYPNRETLGNAWFVSQYKIVANPDSEIMALKNFKPEITAIVDKRFEENVKGFSVPNEFSGNIKLTSYKANDLAYESNSSSEGLAVFSEIYYPNGWNAYVDGKPTPHFRVNYVLRAMRIPAGKHNVEFKFEPKIIFTGEKISAASMGLLFLLCGFAAFTEFKRKVV; encoded by the coding sequence ATGTCGCAAAAAATATCTTCAGAAATTCCTGCTGGCGAAATCAGCAGGATGAAACACTGGATGCCACACCTCATTGCTGTTGGAATTTTCCTTCTGATAACGGTTGCTTATTTTTCTCCGGTTATTTTCAGCGGCAAAGAAATTTTTCAGGAAGACATTATGCGCGCGCGCGGAGTATCGAAAGAGATTGCAGATTTTCGCGCACAAAATCACCAAGAGCCCTACTGGACAAACTCTCTCTTCTGCGGAATGCCCGCTTACCAGATTTCCACCATTTATCTTTCAAGCAAACTGGAATATGTTCAGAAAATTTTTTCACTCTTCCTTCCTCATCCTGTGCGCTATATTTTTCTCTGCTTCCTCGGATTTTATTTTCTGCTGCAGGTGTTGAAAGTAGATTCGTGGCTTTCCATTGCGGGCGCGCTGGCGTTCGGGCTTTCATCTTATTTTTTTATTTGCATTGACACAGGGCATAATTCAAAAATGGCTGCCATCTCGTACATGGCTCCGGTGTTGGGAGGAATGATTTTAACATACAGGGGAAAACTTCTGACGGGAACGGCTGTCACAGCATTTTTTCTTTCAATGGAAATTTTTTCCAACCATCCGCAGATTCTTTACTATCTCGGATTTGTTCTGGTGTTTTACGGCTTGTCGGAATTATTCAATGCATGGAAAGAAAAAAAGTTCAGCGGCTTTTTGAAAAGTTCTGCTGCCGTTGGAATGGCCGCGCTCATTGCACTCGGAGTAAACATTACGAGTTTGTGGGCAACTGCCGATTACAGCAAGTACACCATTCGCGGAGGAACGGAACTTACCATTAATCCCGATGGAACAAAGAACGAACGCAACGTAACATCGGGGCTTGATAAAGATTATGCAACAGCATGGAGTTACGGAGTAGGGGAGACGATGACGCTGCTGATTCCGAATTTCAAAGGCGGAAGTTCTTCTCCGATTGGAAATAATAAAAGCGCGCTCGAAAAAGTTGACCCTGAAAAACGCGAATCCGTTTCGCGCATGTATCAATATTTTGGCGACCAGCCCTTCACCATGGGACCGGTCTATGCCGGGGCCATTGTAATTTTTCTTTTCGTACTCGGATTATTTTTAGTGAAAGGACCGCTCAAATGGGCGCTGGTGTTGTCAACAATTATTTCCATCTGGCTTTCGTGGGGAAAAAACGATCCGTTGGGGTTAAGCAACTTCATGCTCGATCATTTTCCCGCTTACAATAAATTCCGCGCGGTGGCAATGATACTTGTGATTGCTGAATTTACCATTCCTCTTCTTGGAGTTCTTGCCATCCATGAAATTTTTCAACGGAAGAATTTTCTCACAGAGAATTTTTCTCTTCCGTTCAAACAAACATTCAGCGGGCAAAAAATTTTAATCGCCTCTTTTGTTCTCACCGGAGGAATTGCATTGCTCTGCTGGCTTGCCCCCGGAATGTTTACGAATTTTTCACAGCCCGATGAATTCAATGAACTCATGGCGCAGATTAAGCAAAGCAATCCCGATGCGCAGGATTCACAGATAAAAAATTACTTGTCTGAAATGCTTCCCTCTGTGGAAGTAGCTCGCAAAGCCATCGTGAAATCAGATGCCCTGCGGAGTTTTATTTTTATTCTGCTTGCTGCTGCTGCGCTGTGGCTCTTTGCAAAAAATAAAATCGTGAACAAAAAAATTCTCATTGCTTCTCTCATCATTCTTGTTTCGCTCGACATGATTTTAATTGACAGAAGGTATCTGAACAGCGAAAGTTTCGTGAAGAAAAATGAAATGCAAAATCCATTTGCATCCATGGGCAGACCCAACAATGCCGATTTGGAAATTCTCAAAGACAAAGACCCCTACTTCCGGGTATGGAACACATTTGCTCGTCCTGACCAGGATGCCGCCACTTCTTATTTTCATAAATCCATCAGCGGTTATCACGGAGCAAAACTCAGGCGATACCAGGAGTTGATTGACTTCCATATTAACCGCAGGAACATGTCTGTGATAAATATGCTGAATACAAAATATGTGATTGTGCCGGGAGAAAAAAATGAAGCCGTTGCTTATCCGAACCGCGAAACGCTGGGCAACGCATGGTTTGTGAGCCAGTATAAAATTGTAGCGAACCCCGATTCGGAAATTATGGCGCTGAAAAATTTCAAACCGGAAATAACTGCAATTGTTGACAAACGCTTTGAAGAAAATGTGAAAGGGTTCAGCGTGCCGAATGAATTTTCAGGGAACATCAAACTCACTTCATATAAGGCAAATGATTTAGCGTATGAATCCAATTCTTCTTCCGAAGGGTTGGCGGTGTTTTCAGAAATTTATTATCCGAACGGATGGAATGCTTATGTAGATGGAAAACCCACTCCGCACTTCCGTGTGAATTATGTTTTGCGTGCAATGAGAATACCGGCAGGGAAACATAATGTGGAATTCAAGTTCGAACCGAAAATTATTTTCACAGGAGAAAAAATTTCTGCCGCAAGCATGGGGCTTCTCTTTTTGCTATGCGGATTCGCTGCGTTTACGGAATTCAAAAGAAAAGTGGTATGA
- a CDS encoding gliding motility-associated C-terminal domain-containing protein encodes MLRKLFFSLLFLLCFFLSALFSQSWVQKASLPAGGRFSAVAFTIGNKGYLGTGDDVFKTFDDFWEYDPIANSWTQKANFGGGVREFATGFATGTKGYIGTGFDSNNDYNDFWEYDPSANSWTQKTSLPAIARERAIGFSIAGKGYIAAGWDGSNTLNDLWEYDPVADAWTQKQSIPIGGRADMDRAVFVLGTSAYLGTGWDFVTTHYADFWEYNQTTNNWTQKANLPLGRRGATGFSLCNYGYVGLGMDENGNLLSDFYKYDPLANSWTALSAFPGGARTDQPSFVINNSAYIGTGSDQSFGEKNDLWKFSFSVIVPSISGNTSICIGSISSLTASGGGTYSWSTGDSAATIFVSPSTATTYTLNVFDHCDSAKTKATISVITSADAFFDYSYLPCRDKCVTFADRSTNALSYNWDFGDGNTGASIAACHYYSDSSVYNVSLVINPFTNCADTFSRQIPYAPHDISAFVFVPNAFSPNDDGTNDVLSFFRKDKYCLDEFEIAIYNRWGEKVFETKNINDSWDGTFRGQPINSSVLVYYCKTTTITGERETRKGSISIVR; translated from the coding sequence ATGTTGCGAAAATTATTTTTCTCATTACTATTTCTTCTCTGCTTTTTTCTCTCTGCCCTTTTTTCCCAATCATGGGTACAAAAAGCAAGTTTGCCTGCGGGCGGAAGATTTTCCGCAGTGGCTTTCACCATTGGCAACAAAGGATATTTGGGAACGGGAGACGATGTGTTTAAAACGTTTGATGATTTCTGGGAATATGATCCCATAGCAAATTCGTGGACGCAGAAAGCAAACTTTGGAGGAGGAGTGCGCGAGTTTGCAACCGGGTTTGCAACTGGCACAAAAGGATATATCGGCACCGGCTTTGATTCAAACAATGATTATAATGACTTTTGGGAATATGACCCTTCAGCAAATTCGTGGACACAGAAAACCAGTTTGCCTGCCATTGCAAGAGAAAGAGCAATCGGTTTTTCCATAGCGGGAAAAGGATATATTGCTGCTGGCTGGGATGGAAGTAATACTTTAAATGATTTATGGGAATATGACCCTGTCGCTGATGCATGGACACAAAAACAATCTATACCAATAGGCGGCAGAGCCGATATGGACCGCGCGGTATTCGTGCTCGGAACTTCTGCTTACCTGGGAACTGGATGGGATTTTGTGACTACGCATTACGCTGATTTCTGGGAATACAATCAAACCACAAACAACTGGACGCAAAAAGCAAACTTGCCGCTCGGCAGGCGTGGCGCCACCGGATTTTCTTTGTGCAATTATGGCTATGTGGGATTGGGAATGGATGAAAACGGAAATCTGCTAAGTGATTTTTACAAGTACGACCCGCTTGCAAATTCCTGGACTGCGCTTTCTGCTTTTCCGGGCGGAGCAAGAACTGACCAGCCCTCGTTCGTCATAAATAATTCTGCATATATCGGAACAGGAAGCGACCAATCTTTTGGAGAAAAGAACGACCTCTGGAAGTTTTCTTTTTCCGTCATCGTTCCTTCCATCAGCGGCAATACGAGTATTTGTATCGGAAGCATTTCATCTCTTACTGCCAGCGGAGGAGGAACATATAGTTGGAGCACCGGAGATTCTGCTGCAACAATTTTTGTTTCGCCTTCAACTGCCACAACATATACGCTAAATGTATTTGACCATTGCGATTCGGCAAAAACAAAAGCAACAATTTCTGTCATAACTTCAGCAGATGCTTTCTTTGATTATTCTTACTTGCCTTGCAGAGATAAATGTGTAACCTTTGCGGATAGATCTACAAATGCGTTATCCTATAACTGGGATTTCGGAGATGGAAATACTGGCGCATCTATCGCTGCTTGTCATTACTACAGCGATTCTTCTGTTTACAATGTTTCGCTGGTGATAAATCCGTTTACTAACTGCGCGGATACATTCAGCAGGCAAATTCCATACGCACCGCATGACATCAGCGCGTTTGTATTTGTGCCGAATGCATTTTCTCCGAACGATGACGGAACAAATGATGTGCTTTCTTTTTTCCGAAAGGATAAATATTGCCTCGATGAATTTGAAATCGCTATTTATAATCGCTGGGGAGAAAAAGTTTTTGAAACAAAAAATATTAATGACTCATGGGATGGAACTTTCAGAGGGCAGCCGATTAATTCTTCTGTGTTGGTATATTATTGTAAAACCACCACCATTACCGGGGAGAGGGAAACCCGGAAAGGAAGTATTTCCATTGTGAGATAG
- the carB gene encoding carbamoyl-phosphate synthase large subunit encodes MPKDNSIKSVLIIGSGPIIIGQACEFDYSGSQASRSLKEEGIEVTLINSNPATIMTDKVTADNIYLKPLTKKSIGEILKKHKIDAVLPTMGGQTALNLALDCEKAGFWKKHNVKMIGVNVEAIHTTEDREKFRLRMLELGMGVCKGRTATSFLEGKEIAQEVGFPLVIRPSFTLGGTGGGFVHTQKDFDAALNRGLHASPIHEVLIEQSVFGWKEYELELLRDANDNVVIICSIENFDPMGIHTGDSVTVAPAMTLSDTCYQRMRDAAIKCMNGIGHFAGGCNIQFAVNPDNEEEMIVIEINPRVSRSSALASKATGYPIAKIAAKLAMGYNLDELKNQITKSTSAFFEPTIDYVIVKVPRWNFDKFKGSDRHLGLQMKSVGETMGIGRSFQEALQKACQSLEIKRNGLGADGREIADQKTLLENLEKPLWNRLFHVYDAFKIGIPFKTIHKLTKIDPWFLNQIEELIALEKEIEKYSLENIPKDLLLEAKQKGYADRQIAHLLRCLESQIYKRRQELGIKRVYKLVDTCAAEFEAKTPYYYSTFEEENESIPSKKKKVVILGSGPNRIGQGIEFDYSCVHGVLAAKECGYETIMINCNPETVSTDFDIADKLYFEPVFWEHVYEIIQHEKPEGVIVQLGGQTALKLAEKMDKYGIKIIGTAFSSIDLAEDRGSFSTLLSDLKIPYPKFGVAEDAEQAVKLSRELGFPLLVRPSYVLGGQSMKIVINEQELEEHIIKILQDIPGNKILLDHFLENAIEAETDSICDGEENYIMGIMEHIEPAGIHSGDSNAVLPPFDLSEKVIKKMEEYTKKIALALQTKGLINIQFAIKNEEVFVIEANPRASRSMPFIAKAYDEPYINYATKIMLGAKKLKDFKFSPKKEGYAIKVPVFSFDKFQDVNKELGPEMKSTGEAIYFIEDLEDEFFQKVYAERNLYLSR; translated from the coding sequence ATGCCGAAAGACAATTCAATAAAATCAGTTCTCATCATAGGAAGCGGACCCATCATTATCGGACAGGCATGCGAATTTGATTACTCCGGTTCGCAGGCATCGCGCTCGCTCAAGGAAGAAGGAATAGAAGTTACGCTCATCAATTCCAATCCGGCTACGATTATGACGGATAAAGTCACGGCCGATAATATTTATTTAAAACCACTCACCAAAAAATCCATAGGAGAAATTCTGAAGAAACATAAAATTGATGCGGTGCTTCCCACAATGGGAGGACAAACTGCTTTGAATCTCGCGCTCGATTGTGAAAAAGCAGGGTTCTGGAAAAAGCACAACGTGAAAATGATTGGTGTGAATGTGGAAGCAATTCACACCACCGAAGACAGAGAAAAATTTCGCTTGCGGATGCTGGAATTAGGAATGGGAGTTTGCAAAGGAAGAACCGCAACATCTTTTCTCGAAGGAAAAGAGATTGCGCAGGAAGTCGGGTTTCCGCTGGTGATTCGCCCATCGTTTACGCTCGGAGGAACGGGCGGAGGATTTGTTCACACTCAAAAAGATTTTGATGCCGCTCTCAATCGCGGGCTTCACGCTTCACCCATTCACGAAGTTTTGATTGAGCAAAGCGTTTTCGGTTGGAAAGAATACGAGCTGGAATTACTTCGCGATGCGAATGATAATGTAGTTATCATTTGCTCTATAGAAAACTTTGACCCGATGGGAATTCACACGGGAGATTCTGTGACGGTTGCTCCTGCGATGACACTTTCGGATACTTGTTATCAGCGCATGCGCGATGCTGCAATAAAATGTATGAACGGAATCGGGCATTTCGCGGGCGGATGCAACATTCAGTTCGCGGTGAATCCAGACAACGAGGAAGAGATGATTGTGATTGAAATCAATCCGCGCGTGTCGCGCTCTTCCGCTCTTGCGAGCAAAGCAACGGGTTACCCCATCGCGAAGATTGCCGCCAAACTTGCCATGGGATATAATTTGGATGAACTGAAAAATCAAATTACAAAATCTACTTCCGCATTTTTTGAACCGACAATTGATTATGTGATTGTGAAAGTTCCACGCTGGAATTTTGACAAGTTCAAAGGAAGCGACCGCCATTTAGGTCTGCAAATGAAATCGGTGGGAGAAACAATGGGAATAGGAAGAAGTTTTCAGGAAGCGCTGCAGAAAGCATGTCAGAGTTTGGAAATAAAACGAAATGGTTTAGGCGCTGACGGAAGAGAAATTGCCGACCAGAAAACTCTTTTGGAAAATTTAGAGAAGCCGTTGTGGAACCGCTTGTTCCATGTATATGATGCTTTCAAAATAGGAATTCCGTTCAAGACCATTCACAAGCTCACGAAGATTGACCCGTGGTTTTTAAATCAGATCGAGGAACTCATCGCACTGGAAAAAGAAATTGAAAAATATTCTCTGGAAAATATTCCGAAAGATTTATTGCTCGAAGCAAAACAAAAAGGTTATGCCGACAGACAAATCGCTCATCTGCTTCGCTGCCTCGAATCACAAATTTATAAGAGGCGTCAGGAACTCGGAATAAAAAGAGTTTACAAACTCGTTGACACCTGCGCGGCAGAGTTCGAAGCGAAAACTCCTTATTACTATTCTACGTTCGAAGAAGAGAATGAATCCATTCCTTCGAAGAAAAAGAAAGTTGTCATTCTTGGTTCAGGACCAAACAGAATTGGACAGGGAATCGAGTTTGATTATTCCTGTGTGCACGGAGTTCTTGCTGCGAAAGAATGTGGCTACGAAACCATCATGATAAATTGCAATCCCGAAACTGTCTCCACCGATTTTGATATTGCAGACAAACTTTATTTCGAGCCCGTGTTCTGGGAGCACGTGTATGAAATCATTCAGCACGAAAAACCCGAAGGAGTAATTGTTCAACTTGGCGGACAAACCGCTTTGAAACTTGCAGAGAAGATGGATAAGTACGGAATAAAAATTATCGGCACCGCATTTTCTTCGATTGATTTGGCAGAAGACCGCGGAAGTTTCTCCACGCTTCTCAGCGATTTAAAAATTCCTTATCCGAAATTCGGAGTGGCGGAAGATGCCGAGCAAGCAGTGAAACTTTCGCGCGAACTCGGATTTCCTCTTCTCGTTCGTCCTTCGTATGTGCTGGGCGGGCAGAGCATGAAAATTGTAATCAACGAACAGGAATTGGAAGAGCACATCATAAAAATTCTGCAGGACATTCCCGGAAATAAAATTCTTCTCGACCATTTTTTAGAGAACGCCATTGAAGCCGAAACCGATTCCATCTGCGATGGAGAAGAAAATTATATCATGGGAATCATGGAACACATCGAGCCCGCGGGAATTCATTCAGGAGATTCCAACGCAGTGTTACCTCCGTTCGACCTCAGTGAAAAAGTGATTAAGAAAATGGAAGAATACACAAAAAAAATTGCGCTCGCGCTGCAAACCAAAGGGCTCATCAACATCCAGTTCGCAATTAAGAATGAAGAAGTGTTCGTCATCGAAGCCAACCCGCGCGCATCGCGTTCCATGCCGTTCATTGCAAAAGCATACGATGAACCGTATATCAACTACGCTACGAAAATTATGCTTGGCGCAAAAAAGTTAAAGGACTTTAAATTCTCTCCGAAGAAAGAGGGCTACGCCATAAAAGTTCCGGTGTTTTCGTTCGATAAATTTCAGGATGTGAATAAAGAACTCGGACCTGAAATGAAATCCACTGGTGAAGCCATTTATTTCATAGAGGATTTGGAAGATGAATTCTTCCAGAAGGTGTATGCTGAGAGGAATCTTTATTTGAGCAGATAA
- the folB gene encoding dihydroneopterin aldolase: protein MAKILVEGIKIYGYHGCMEEESVVGGNYVVDVCIDADLSKPSQSDKLSETIDYVAVYEIVKQEMSVRSKLIEHVAKRILDALKNKFEKVNSVEVKVTKLNPPIKGVVEKVCIVLSE, encoded by the coding sequence ATGGCAAAAATTTTAGTGGAAGGAATAAAAATTTACGGCTATCATGGCTGCATGGAAGAAGAATCGGTGGTGGGGGGAAATTATGTTGTGGATGTTTGCATTGATGCCGATTTGAGCAAGCCGTCACAGAGCGATAAACTCAGCGAGACGATTGATTATGTTGCGGTGTATGAAATTGTGAAACAGGAAATGTCGGTTCGTTCAAAATTAATTGAGCATGTGGCAAAAAGAATTCTCGATGCGCTGAAAAACAAATTTGAAAAAGTAAATTCAGTTGAAGTGAAGGTGACGAAACTGAATCCTCCCATCAAGGGGGTGGTAGAAAAAGTTTGTATTGTTCTTTCAGAATAG
- a CDS encoding NAD(P)/FAD-dependent oxidoreductase has translation MEKYDLCIIGGGPSGYAAAMRAIDFGKKVVLIERDKIGGTGLYNGALSSKAMWEFSQKYFTVKNELKESGADGFDISFEDFMKTTNAAVFDRKFQLAVHVKLLQTETEKKVFTYERGNAVLKNKNEVVIQKVEKEKTIYADYIILATGSRPRKLPTIPIDEKIIFTSDGIFSITDFPKSMVVLGAGVIGCEFATIFSNLGKTKVFLIDKADRILPFEDEDVSSTAASNLEKNGAVIHRNSSLARMEIKNGEVEYELQYKDGRKEIHHVEKALVSVGRIPNTDNLGLENAGVQVDPNGYIVEKDTQTTVPTIYAVGDISRNVALVNVGELEGRLAVEKIFSEPDKKLNYQNLSAIMFLNPEVATVGLNEQQAKEKKLNFRVVKIDYSCIARAIAMRKTQGFFKIIVTDDDEMKILGMRAVGEHASSAIQAVALLISMDKGIGVLADLIHPHPSIIEGIQECVRMLMGKSIFKSSVFKDKLKCYRYVNGEIIPMERL, from the coding sequence ATGGAGAAATATGATTTATGCATAATCGGTGGTGGCCCTTCCGGTTATGCGGCTGCTATGCGCGCGATTGATTTCGGAAAAAAAGTTGTGTTGATTGAGCGCGATAAAATTGGCGGGACCGGCTTGTACAATGGCGCGCTTTCTTCCAAAGCCATGTGGGAGTTTTCTCAGAAATATTTTACGGTGAAGAATGAGTTGAAGGAAAGCGGTGCTGACGGTTTCGACATAAGTTTTGAAGATTTTATGAAGACAACCAACGCGGCCGTGTTCGACAGAAAATTTCAACTGGCGGTTCATGTTAAACTTTTGCAGACGGAAACAGAAAAAAAAGTTTTCACTTATGAAAGAGGAAATGCTGTTTTGAAAAATAAAAATGAAGTCGTTATTCAAAAGGTAGAGAAAGAGAAAACAATTTATGCCGATTATATCATTCTTGCCACCGGAAGCCGCCCGCGGAAACTTCCGACAATTCCCATTGACGAAAAAATAATTTTTACCAGCGATGGAATTTTTTCTATTACTGATTTCCCGAAATCAATGGTGGTGTTGGGTGCAGGAGTAATCGGATGCGAGTTCGCCACTATTTTTTCCAATCTCGGCAAGACAAAAGTTTTTCTGATTGATAAGGCGGACAGAATTCTTCCGTTTGAGGATGAAGATGTTTCTTCTACTGCCGCTTCCAATCTTGAAAAAAACGGAGCAGTGATTCACCGCAATTCTTCTCTTGCACGAATGGAAATTAAAAACGGAGAAGTGGAATACGAATTACAATATAAAGACGGAAGAAAAGAAATTCATCACGTAGAGAAGGCGCTTGTTTCCGTTGGAAGAATTCCGAACACCGATAACTTAGGACTGGAAAATGCAGGCGTGCAGGTTGACCCGAACGGATACATAGTTGAAAAAGATACGCAGACAACTGTGCCGACTATTTATGCCGTGGGAGATATTTCGCGCAACGTTGCGCTGGTAAATGTGGGCGAACTCGAAGGAAGATTGGCCGTGGAGAAAATTTTTTCTGAGCCGGATAAAAAACTGAACTATCAGAATCTTTCCGCCATTATGTTTCTCAATCCGGAAGTGGCAACGGTTGGATTGAACGAGCAGCAGGCGAAAGAAAAAAAATTAAACTTCCGCGTGGTGAAGATTGATTACTCCTGCATTGCGCGTGCCATTGCCATGCGGAAAACGCAGGGCTTCTTTAAAATCATTGTTACCGATGACGATGAAATGAAAATTCTGGGAATGCGCGCAGTGGGCGAACATGCCTCGAGTGCAATACAGGCGGTGGCACTTTTAATTTCAATGGATAAAGGAATCGGAGTGCTTGCCGATTTAATTCATCCGCATCCAAGCATCATTGAGGGAATTCAGGAATGTGTGCGCATGCTGATGGGAAAATCTATTTTCAAATCTTCCGTGTTTAAAGATAAATTGAAATGTTACCGCTATGTGAACGGAGAAATAATTCCTATGGAGAGGTTGTAA
- a CDS encoding glycerophosphodiester phosphodiesterase: MVEIFGHRGARGYFPENTLTGFIEAVKMGVHWLELDVVISKDKKVVVSHEPWMNSKFCLMPDGSPVKKRRKFNLHKMNYEEIKKFDCGKKTNKDFPKQKSISSYKPLLSEVMDGVDSFTKENNLPLIKYCIEIKSFKLFENKFQPPVKEFCELVYEVIKEKNMQERAMVISFDKRVLQHFQKSDSKIKTGFTFVNLFSVKTNLKRLGFTPYSFNPYYKLVSKKMIEQTHESGIKIIAWTVNKEKSIARMINSGVDGIMSDYPDVALKANKLSLFPSLCKERDVRRTG, from the coding sequence ATGGTAGAAATTTTTGGACATCGCGGAGCGCGCGGATATTTTCCTGAAAATACTTTAACGGGTTTTATTGAAGCCGTGAAAATGGGCGTTCATTGGCTGGAACTGGATGTGGTGATTTCAAAAGATAAAAAAGTGGTGGTGTCGCACGAGCCGTGGATGAATTCAAAGTTTTGTTTGATGCCGGATGGTTCTCCTGTGAAGAAAAGAAGAAAGTTTAATTTACACAAAATGAATTATGAAGAAATAAAAAAGTTTGATTGCGGAAAAAAAACGAACAAGGATTTTCCAAAACAAAAATCAATTTCATCTTATAAGCCGTTGCTGAGCGAAGTGATGGATGGCGTTGATTCTTTCACAAAAGAAAATAATCTTCCTTTGATAAAATACTGCATTGAAATAAAAAGTTTCAAACTCTTTGAAAATAAATTTCAACCGCCCGTGAAAGAATTTTGCGAACTGGTTTATGAAGTCATAAAAGAAAAAAATATGCAGGAGCGCGCAATGGTTATCAGTTTCGACAAAAGGGTTCTTCAGCATTTTCAAAAATCCGATAGCAAAATAAAAACCGGATTTACCTTTGTCAATCTTTTTTCTGTGAAAACAAATCTTAAACGACTTGGATTTACTCCTTATTCTTTTAATCCCTATTATAAACTGGTTTCAAAAAAAATGATTGAGCAGACACATGAATCGGGAATAAAAATAATTGCATGGACTGTGAATAAAGAAAAATCCATAGCGCGCATGATAAATTCAGGAGTGGATGGAATTATGAGCGATTACCCGGATGTGGCTTTGAAAGCAAACAAACTCTCCCTCTTTCCCTCTCTTTGCAAAGAGAGGGATGTCCGAAGGACAGGGTGA